From a single Mesorhizobium shangrilense genomic region:
- a CDS encoding 50S ribosomal protein L11 methyltransferase produces the protein MTQTRLHFIASKTESISMFAALEAAFEDEGLPIAVREVDEDRDIHEVSVYTDGDEDAVEARMKDVLDSLALSKPIGRETLPDIDWVARSLEGLKPVRAGRFFVHGAHDRRKRHSGELAIEIEAGLAFGTGHHGTTAGCLEVLEQVVRREHPRNALDLGTGSAVLAIAVAKLAHIRVLATDIDPIAVKVAADNARLNHVKALVETVTAPGFHHPIFARRAPFDLIVANILARPLMRLAPQMAAHIAWGGSIVLSGILDRQRDAVVAAYVGQQFRHVRTLHREGWVTIHLKR, from the coding sequence ATGACCCAGACGCGCCTTCACTTCATCGCCAGCAAGACCGAGTCCATCAGCATGTTTGCCGCCCTCGAAGCCGCGTTCGAGGACGAGGGCTTGCCGATCGCGGTGCGTGAGGTCGATGAGGACAGGGACATCCATGAGGTGTCAGTCTACACCGATGGCGACGAGGACGCCGTCGAGGCGCGGATGAAGGATGTTCTCGACAGTCTTGCCCTGTCAAAGCCGATCGGGCGCGAGACCCTGCCCGACATCGACTGGGTTGCGCGTTCGCTCGAGGGATTGAAGCCGGTGCGCGCCGGCCGGTTCTTCGTCCACGGCGCGCATGACCGCCGCAAACGCCATAGCGGCGAACTCGCCATCGAGATCGAGGCAGGCCTTGCCTTCGGCACCGGCCATCACGGCACCACCGCCGGCTGCCTGGAAGTGCTGGAGCAGGTCGTGCGCCGCGAGCATCCGCGCAATGCGCTCGACTTGGGCACCGGCAGCGCGGTGCTGGCCATCGCGGTGGCCAAACTCGCCCATATTCGCGTGCTGGCGACCGACATCGATCCCATCGCCGTGAAGGTCGCCGCCGACAATGCGCGGCTCAATCACGTCAAGGCTCTGGTGGAGACGGTGACCGCGCCGGGCTTTCACCACCCGATCTTCGCCAGGCGCGCGCCCTTCGACCTCATCGTCGCCAACATATTGGCGCGGCCGCTGATGCGGCTGGCGCCGCAAATGGCAGCTCATATCGCTTGGGGCGGCTCGATCGTCCTGTCAGGCATTCTCGACCGCCAGCGCGACGCCGTTGTTGCGGCCTATGTCGGCCAGCAGTTCCGACACGTGCGCACCCTGCACCGCGAAGGCTGGGTGACGATCCACCTCAAGCGCTGA
- a CDS encoding DapH/DapD/GlmU-related protein: MDRSENLVLKDSEPRIHPTAELKACKLGRYASIGERVVLREVTVGDFTYFERHSEAIYTTIGKFCSIASNSRINALEHPIERITQHKVSYRPNEYFRWLGVDAAFRARRQAKAVTIGHDVWIGHGAVIMPGVAIGNGAVVGANAVVTQDVPAYAIVAGVPARPLRQRFADDIAERIERLAWWDWPAEKLARAVPDMQSMPIETFLDTWENHAS, translated from the coding sequence ATGGACCGTTCCGAAAATCTCGTCCTGAAGGATTCCGAGCCGCGCATCCATCCGACCGCGGAGCTGAAGGCGTGCAAGCTCGGGCGCTATGCCTCGATCGGCGAGCGCGTCGTGCTGCGCGAGGTGACGGTCGGCGATTTCACCTATTTCGAGCGGCATTCCGAAGCGATCTATACGACCATCGGCAAATTCTGTTCGATCGCGTCCAACAGCCGCATCAACGCGCTGGAGCACCCGATCGAGCGGATCACCCAGCACAAGGTCAGCTACCGGCCGAACGAGTATTTTCGCTGGCTGGGCGTCGATGCCGCGTTCCGCGCGCGGCGACAAGCGAAGGCCGTGACCATCGGCCATGATGTCTGGATCGGCCACGGCGCGGTGATCATGCCGGGCGTGGCCATCGGCAATGGCGCGGTGGTGGGCGCCAATGCGGTGGTGACGCAGGACGTGCCGGCCTATGCCATCGTCGCCGGCGTGCCGGCCAGGCCGCTGCGGCAGCGTTTTGCCGATGATATCGCCGAACGGATCGAACGTCTCGCTTGGTGGGACTGGCCGGCCGAAAAGCTCGCCAGGGCAGTTCCGGACATGCAATCCATGCCGATCGAGACCTTCCTCGACACGTGGGAAAACCACGCCTCCTGA
- a CDS encoding autotransporter domain-containing protein produces the protein MNNSTGSTNSESRFPLQVERTLFKQPAMSRHARRRGLLIGTALVGIAAATSAGAQQWTGQTSSNYLDGANWSGGAVPTSGADIAFGAGAETTTVNLDTPNPGGYVTVGTVSFNNSASAYTVNVSNGAYLNINGGVNNTSGVTQNFTVSGAWDAGSFINIRNADAGSNVVYTVNAYGGVAFYSTDASPASGANARFVLDGGNISLSGSGTLKLGSVEGSGALTFYGSSPSSTGTFEIGALNTDTTLNGQIYEAGDGTLSLTKVGSGTLTLTGASTYKGGTTLSEGTLLIGNDAALGTGGLSMASGTTFGASGAHTFAQAITLAAGSETIDTSNGDLTLSSGISESGGAATLTKVGSGTLTLNGASSYTGGTILSGGTLSLGNNDALGTGALTAYAGTTIDIQNGISIDNALQVDVGDTIHVGTGTATYTGQITNLSDTAPIFKTGAGTLVLTNNDNDIGGALINEGTIQLTAGHALGSGPITLNGGTLQAGADLTLANVSFLFGPTGGTIDTQDFDVSTSASMGDNDTPTGTFTKTGTGTLTITGYADNNTYATATDVAEGTLKAGDENIFSKNSAYTVASGATLSLGNFDQAIGSLAGAGSVDAGKATLTTGNDNSSTVFSGTITGTGGLIKVGTGTFELSGNSSGFSGATEVQAGKMLVSGKLGSSVVTVDSGAKLGGTGTIGGLVAEGTVEPGKNAIGTLTVTGDASFASGSSYAVELTSTGTSDLIDVTGSTTITNGAALAITKLDAATYVPGTRYTVLQTSGFVGQDTFTLSNAQLSYFLKAAVDQDATHVYIDVDKSKTFGSAGLTSNQIATGAGLDSADNSALVSAVLALPNASAAQAAFDQLSGDIHASAKGTLVQDSHFLQDAVTARLRGAFGGDNVASLPVMAYGEDGLQPVAADTDRFAVWTQGFGAWGGTDGDGNAAAFHRSTGGLLVGADGRAGDWRIGLVGGYSRTSFDADDRNSSGDSDNYHLGLYGGTEWGAIAFRAGAAYTWNRISTSRSVAFDGFSDNLSANYDAATAQAFGELAYKTGAGPFAFEPFANLAYVNLHTDGFTETGGSAALTSGSSTTDATFTTLGVRASTDVTVGGVTATARGMFGWRHAFGDVTPLSTVAFAGGDAFTIAGVPIAKDAMLVEAGFDVQLARNTTLGVSYAGQFGPNAFDNGFKANLGVKF, from the coding sequence ATGAACAATTCAACGGGGTCGACCAACAGCGAAAGCCGCTTTCCGCTGCAGGTGGAACGAACGCTATTCAAGCAGCCGGCCATGAGCCGACATGCGCGGCGGCGCGGCTTGCTGATCGGGACGGCTCTGGTTGGGATTGCCGCTGCGACGTCAGCCGGCGCGCAGCAGTGGACGGGGCAGACGAGTTCCAACTACCTGGATGGAGCCAATTGGAGCGGGGGAGCGGTGCCCACCTCCGGTGCGGACATTGCATTCGGGGCCGGCGCCGAGACAACAACCGTCAATCTGGATACGCCCAATCCAGGCGGCTACGTCACAGTTGGCACTGTGTCTTTCAACAATTCGGCCAGCGCTTATACCGTGAATGTTTCCAATGGGGCCTATCTCAACATCAATGGTGGCGTGAACAACACGTCCGGCGTGACCCAGAACTTCACGGTCTCAGGCGCTTGGGACGCGGGTTCCTTCATCAACATCCGGAACGCCGACGCCGGCAGCAACGTCGTGTACACGGTGAATGCCTATGGTGGCGTGGCTTTCTACTCAACCGACGCGTCGCCAGCCTCTGGCGCGAACGCCAGGTTCGTTCTCGATGGGGGCAACATCTCGCTGTCCGGTTCCGGCACGCTGAAGCTGGGCTCGGTCGAGGGATCAGGTGCCCTTACCTTTTATGGATCTTCGCCGAGCTCTACTGGGACGTTCGAGATCGGCGCCCTCAACACCGATACCACACTGAATGGCCAGATCTATGAAGCTGGGGACGGTACGCTGTCGCTTACGAAGGTGGGAAGCGGCACGCTGACGCTGACGGGCGCAAGCACCTACAAGGGCGGCACAACTCTCTCCGAAGGAACCCTGCTGATCGGCAATGACGCGGCGCTCGGCACTGGCGGCCTTAGCATGGCGAGCGGCACGACATTCGGTGCGAGCGGCGCGCACACATTTGCACAAGCCATAACGCTCGCCGCTGGGTCGGAAACGATCGACACCAGCAATGGCGATTTGACGCTCTCATCGGGAATAAGCGAAAGCGGGGGCGCGGCGACCCTGACCAAGGTCGGAAGCGGTACGCTAACGTTGAACGGAGCAAGCAGCTACACAGGCGGCACCATCCTCTCCGGTGGCACGCTCAGCCTCGGCAACAATGACGCGCTGGGTACCGGTGCGCTCACCGCCTACGCCGGAACGACCATCGACATCCAGAACGGCATCTCGATCGACAACGCGCTTCAAGTCGATGTCGGTGACACCATCCATGTCGGCACCGGAACCGCCACTTATACCGGCCAGATCACCAACCTGTCGGATACTGCGCCAATCTTCAAAACCGGGGCGGGCACGCTCGTTCTGACGAATAATGACAACGATATCGGCGGCGCACTGATCAACGAGGGAACAATCCAGCTCACGGCCGGTCATGCGCTGGGTTCGGGGCCGATCACATTGAACGGCGGTACACTGCAGGCAGGTGCCGATCTCACCCTTGCCAATGTCTCCTTCCTATTTGGTCCGACTGGCGGCACAATCGATACCCAGGATTTCGACGTCAGCACCAGCGCAAGCATGGGCGACAATGACACGCCGACCGGTACCTTCACGAAGACCGGCACGGGCACGCTGACGATAACCGGCTATGCCGACAACAATACCTATGCCACGGCCACGGACGTTGCCGAAGGCACGCTCAAGGCGGGCGACGAAAACATCTTCAGCAAGAACAGCGCCTATACGGTTGCGAGCGGCGCGACGCTGTCACTCGGCAATTTCGACCAGGCCATCGGCTCGCTTGCCGGTGCTGGCTCCGTTGACGCCGGCAAGGCAACGCTGACGACCGGCAACGACAACAGTTCGACGGTGTTTTCCGGCACGATCACCGGAACCGGTGGGCTGATCAAGGTCGGGACCGGCACATTCGAACTCTCCGGCAACAGCAGCGGTTTCTCCGGTGCGACCGAGGTTCAGGCCGGCAAGATGCTGGTGAGCGGCAAGCTGGGCAGTTCCGTTGTCACCGTGGATAGCGGTGCCAAGCTGGGTGGCACCGGCACGATCGGCGGACTGGTGGCCGAAGGCACGGTCGAACCCGGCAAGAACGCGATCGGCACGCTCACGGTCACGGGCGATGCCAGCTTCGCTTCGGGTTCGAGCTATGCGGTGGAGCTGACCTCCACCGGGACCTCCGACCTGATCGATGTGACGGGCAGCACCACGATCACCAATGGCGCCGCGCTGGCAATTACCAAGCTCGATGCCGCCACCTATGTGCCGGGTACCCGTTATACCGTGCTCCAGACTTCTGGCTTTGTCGGCCAAGACACCTTCACGCTCTCCAACGCCCAACTTTCCTATTTTCTCAAAGCTGCCGTCGACCAGGACGCAACTCACGTCTACATTGACGTCGACAAGAGCAAGACCTTCGGCTCGGCCGGCCTGACGTCGAACCAGATCGCCACAGGCGCCGGGCTGGACAGTGCCGACAACAGCGCGTTGGTAAGCGCCGTTCTGGCGTTGCCGAACGCCTCCGCCGCACAGGCCGCCTTCGACCAGCTCTCGGGCGATATCCACGCGTCGGCCAAGGGCACGCTCGTCCAGGACAGCCATTTTCTCCAGGATGCCGTGACGGCGCGCCTGCGCGGTGCTTTCGGTGGCGACAATGTCGCCTCGCTGCCGGTCATGGCCTATGGCGAGGATGGCCTGCAGCCAGTAGCCGCCGATACCGACCGGTTCGCGGTCTGGACCCAGGGCTTTGGCGCATGGGGCGGCACGGATGGTGACGGCAATGCCGCGGCCTTCCACCGCTCGACCGGCGGCTTGCTGGTGGGCGCCGACGGCAGGGCCGGCGACTGGCGGATCGGCCTGGTCGGCGGCTACAGCCGAACCAGCTTCGACGCCGATGACCGCAACTCCTCGGGCGATAGCGACAATTATCATCTCGGCCTCTATGGCGGGACCGAGTGGGGCGCGATCGCCTTCCGCGCGGGTGCCGCCTATACTTGGAACCGGATATCGACATCGCGTTCGGTTGCTTTCGACGGCTTCTCCGATAATTTGTCGGCTAATTATGATGCCGCGACGGCGCAGGCTTTCGGCGAGCTCGCCTACAAGACCGGCGCCGGGCCATTCGCCTTCGAACCTTTCGCCAATCTCGCCTATGTCAATCTGCATACGGATGGCTTCACCGAGACGGGCGGTTCCGCGGCGCTGACGAGCGGCAGTTCGACGACAGACGCGACCTTCACCACGCTGGGCGTCAGGGCCTCCACCGACGTCACGGTCGGTGGGGTGACAGCCACGGCGCGTGGCATGTTCGGCTGGCGCCATGCCTTCGGCGACGTGACGCCGCTGTCGACCGTCGCCTTTGCAGGCGGCGACGCCTTCACCATCGCCGGCGTGCCGATCGCCAAGGATGCCATGCTGGTCGAAGCCGGCTTCGACGTGCAACTGGCACGGAATACCACGCTAGGCGTTTCCTATGCCGGGCAGTTCGGCCCGAATGCATTCGACAATGGGTTCAAGGCCAATCTGGGAGTGAAATTCTAG
- a CDS encoding CreA family protein, translating to MGGALAACVVFGSGAAFAQEVGKVGVDWLGNDIIVEAIKDPKVDGVTCHVSYFDRGIIDRLHKGNWFEDPSDSSISCRQTGPITIGAIDMSEGGEEVFKQGLSLIWKKQVVNRIYDKKNETLIYLSHSRQVQNGSAKMSITTVPLYGQSVVWTGGKPK from the coding sequence ATGGGTGGCGCGCTGGCCGCATGTGTTGTCTTCGGCAGCGGTGCTGCCTTCGCCCAGGAAGTGGGCAAGGTTGGCGTCGACTGGCTCGGCAACGACATCATCGTCGAGGCGATCAAGGATCCGAAGGTGGACGGCGTGACCTGCCACGTCTCCTATTTCGATCGCGGCATCATCGATCGCCTGCACAAGGGCAACTGGTTCGAGGATCCCAGCGACTCTTCGATCTCCTGCCGCCAGACCGGGCCGATCACCATCGGCGCCATCGACATGAGCGAGGGCGGCGAGGAGGTGTTCAAGCAGGGCCTCAGCCTGATCTGGAAGAAGCAGGTGGTGAATCGCATCTACGACAAGAAGAACGAGACGCTGATCTATCTGTCGCATTCGCGCCAGGTCCAGAACGGCTCGGCGAAGATGTCCATCACCACCGTACCGCTCTATGGCCAGAGTGTGGTGTGGACCGGCGGCAAGCCGAAGTAG
- a CDS encoding SCO family protein gives MMRSILVGILVLMAAGIGWLTFDWYRGHYGGEPYGGSFTLTDQKGAPITEAAFRGQPSVVFFGFTHCPEVCPTTLLELSGWLKTLGDDGKNLHAYFVSVDPERDTPDVMKAYVGNFSDRIVGITGDPDKVHAMAKSFGIYWKKVDTGDGDYTMDHTASVLLLNAKGDFAGTIAYGESADTAIAKLKRLAANGA, from the coding sequence ATGATGCGTTCAATCCTGGTCGGCATACTCGTCCTGATGGCGGCGGGCATCGGCTGGCTCACCTTCGACTGGTATCGCGGGCATTATGGCGGCGAGCCATACGGCGGGTCCTTCACCCTGACCGACCAGAAGGGCGCGCCGATCACCGAAGCCGCGTTCCGGGGCCAGCCCAGCGTCGTCTTCTTCGGCTTCACCCACTGCCCCGAGGTCTGCCCGACCACGCTCCTCGAACTCTCCGGCTGGCTGAAGACGCTCGGCGACGACGGCAAGAACCTGCATGCCTATTTCGTCTCGGTCGATCCGGAGCGCGACACACCCGATGTCATGAAAGCCTATGTCGGCAATTTCTCCGATCGCATCGTCGGCATCACCGGCGATCCCGACAAGGTCCACGCCATGGCCAAGTCCTTCGGCATCTACTGGAAGAAGGTCGATACTGGTGACGGCGATTATACGATGGACCATACCGCCTCGGTGCTGCTGCTCAACGCCAAGGGTGACTTTGCCGGCACCATCGCCTATGGCGAGAGCGCCGACACCGCCATTGCCAAGTTGAAGCGGCTGGCGGCGAACGGAGCATGA
- a CDS encoding aminopeptidase P family protein — translation MFQTFDSAGDPAVGKPRVALLRQWLAANGLDGFIVPRADEHQGEYVADRSARLKWLTGFSGSAGVAIVLRDRAFIFVDGRYTLQVRHEVDLDIFSIESLVDNPPAAWLKDNLGKGARLGFDPWLHTISEVKALQASADKTGTILVPLDRNPIDAIWKDQPEAPVAPVELHPIAFAGELAKDKLARLAAAIGKDGATHAVLTDPSSIAWAFNIRGGDVPHTPLALGFAVLAADGSHQLFMDKRKFSRQVAAYLTQLADLHEPGEFEAAIVALAKGGAKIALDPVLAADKLRMLVEDNGGTVIAAADPARIPRATKNQAEINGSRAAHRRDGAAIAKLLCWLDRQKPGTLDEIDVVTKLEQSRRQTGEETQMPLRDVSFDTISGAGPNGAIMHYRVSRATNRKLRDGELFLLDSGGQYQDGTTDITRTVPIGKPTEEMRERFTLVLKGMIGISTLRFPQGTRGSEIDAVARVALWKHGCDFAHGTGHGVGSYLAVHEGPQRIARTGTEKLLEGMMLSNEPGYYKEGSYGIRIENLILVTPAAQIEGGDLAVHGFETLTLAPIDKRMVRTDLLTRDELHWLDAYHARVLAEIGPMVDGETLAWLEKATAPLPHDAKI, via the coding sequence ATGTTCCAGACCTTTGATTCCGCCGGCGACCCCGCAGTCGGCAAGCCGCGCGTGGCGCTGCTGCGCCAATGGTTGGCGGCCAATGGGCTGGATGGTTTCATCGTGCCGCGTGCCGACGAGCATCAGGGCGAATATGTCGCCGACCGTTCGGCGCGGCTGAAATGGCTGACCGGCTTCAGCGGCTCGGCCGGCGTCGCCATCGTCCTGCGCGACCGCGCCTTCATCTTTGTCGACGGCCGCTACACGCTGCAGGTGCGCCACGAGGTCGATCTCGACATCTTTTCGATCGAAAGCCTCGTCGACAATCCGCCCGCCGCATGGCTGAAGGACAATCTCGGCAAGGGCGCGCGGCTCGGCTTCGATCCCTGGCTGCACACGATCAGCGAGGTCAAGGCGCTGCAGGCCTCGGCGGACAAGACCGGCACGATCCTGGTACCGCTCGACAGGAACCCGATCGACGCCATCTGGAAGGACCAGCCCGAGGCGCCGGTGGCGCCGGTCGAGCTTCACCCGATCGCCTTTGCCGGTGAACTGGCCAAGGACAAGCTGGCGCGGTTGGCGGCGGCCATCGGCAAGGACGGCGCCACCCATGCCGTGCTGACCGACCCCTCCTCGATTGCCTGGGCTTTCAACATCCGTGGCGGCGACGTGCCGCACACGCCGCTGGCGCTCGGCTTTGCCGTTCTTGCCGCCGATGGATCGCACCAGCTGTTCATGGATAAACGAAAGTTCTCGCGCCAGGTCGCGGCCTATCTAACCCAGCTCGCCGACCTGCATGAACCCGGCGAATTCGAAGCGGCAATCGTGGCCCTTGCCAAGGGCGGCGCGAAAATCGCGCTCGATCCGGTGCTTGCGGCGGACAAATTGCGCATGCTGGTCGAGGACAATGGCGGCACCGTCATTGCGGCCGCCGATCCTGCCCGCATCCCGCGCGCCACCAAGAACCAGGCCGAGATCAACGGCAGCCGCGCCGCGCACCGCCGCGACGGCGCGGCGATCGCCAAGCTGCTGTGCTGGCTGGACCGGCAGAAGCCAGGCACGCTCGACGAGATCGACGTCGTCACCAAGCTGGAGCAGAGCCGGCGGCAGACCGGCGAGGAAACGCAGATGCCGCTGCGCGACGTGTCCTTCGACACCATTTCGGGCGCCGGCCCCAACGGCGCCATCATGCATTACCGCGTCTCGCGCGCCACCAACCGCAAGCTTCGCGATGGCGAGCTGTTCCTGCTCGATTCCGGCGGCCAGTACCAGGACGGCACCACCGACATCACCCGCACGGTGCCGATCGGCAAGCCGACCGAGGAAATGCGCGAGCGCTTCACCCTGGTGCTGAAAGGCATGATCGGCATTTCCACGCTGCGTTTCCCGCAGGGCACGCGCGGCTCCGAAATCGACGCGGTAGCGCGTGTCGCCTTGTGGAAGCACGGCTGCGATTTCGCCCATGGCACCGGCCATGGCGTCGGCTCGTATCTGGCCGTGCATGAAGGCCCGCAGCGCATCGCCCGCACCGGCACCGAAAAGCTGCTGGAAGGCATGATGCTGTCCAACGAGCCCGGCTATTACAAGGAAGGCTCCTACGGCATCCGCATCGAGAACCTCATCCTGGTGACGCCGGCCGCCCAGATAGAGGGCGGCGACCTCGCCGTGCACGGCTTCGAGACGCTGACGCTGGCGCCGATAGACAAACGCATGGTGCGAACGGATCTGTTGACCCGCGATGAATTGCATTGGCTCGATGCCTATCACGCCCGTGTGCTGGCCGAGATCGGCCCGATGGTGGACGGAGAAACGCTAGCATGGCTGGAGAAAGCCACTGCACCGCTACCGCATGACGCGAAGATTTGA
- a CDS encoding AzlD family protein yields the protein MSTTFWIIIAGAIATYLTRVGGHLVISRFDNIHPRVEAGLNAVPAAVLTTLVAPAALSAGPAEWAALIVTAVVSLRGGLMAMFLAGAAVLILARQFVG from the coding sequence ATGAGTACGACCTTCTGGATCATCATTGCCGGCGCCATCGCGACCTATCTGACACGCGTCGGCGGCCATCTGGTCATCTCGCGCTTCGACAACATCCATCCGCGTGTCGAGGCCGGGCTGAACGCCGTGCCGGCGGCCGTGCTGACGACGCTGGTGGCGCCTGCGGCCCTTAGTGCGGGACCGGCGGAATGGGCGGCGCTGATCGTCACCGCTGTTGTCTCGCTGCGCGGCGGGCTGATGGCGATGTTTCTGGCGGGTGCGGCGGTGCTGATCCTGGCGCGGCAGTTTGTTGGGTAG